One Moorella sp. E308F DNA segment encodes these proteins:
- a CDS encoding electron transfer flavoprotein subunit alpha/FixB family protein, whose product MAGTFVVYSDKTAIAIELIGFCRGSGKRAVALAFDAAAAQEYAARGAERVLLIECGQNLPEAYAKAVAGVLEREGAEGFIVGSTVRGREMAARVAGYLKWPLVSDVSKLVCEEKELVTERPAYGGAVVQQERVKLPAVVTVPAGKFEPAATSGAGAEVVTLEAQPDERTVLLERASVEKQGADLGSAEKIVCAGMGFAKKEDLKLAFDLAAVIGAEVGCSRSVAEERNWLPTDVYIGISGATVKPRLYLSIGVSGQVQHVVGIRDSRVIAAIDLNENAPIFKAADYGIVGDLYEVVPALIEALKNC is encoded by the coding sequence ATGGCGGGAACCTTTGTGGTTTATTCCGATAAGACTGCGATAGCAATTGAGCTTATAGGATTCTGCCGCGGTTCGGGTAAGAGAGCTGTAGCTCTGGCCTTCGATGCGGCTGCGGCGCAGGAATACGCTGCCCGGGGTGCCGAAAGGGTGCTATTGATCGAATGCGGGCAAAACCTTCCGGAAGCTTACGCGAAGGCGGTAGCCGGCGTTCTTGAACGGGAAGGGGCTGAAGGCTTTATTGTAGGCAGCACTGTCAGGGGTCGGGAGATGGCGGCTAGAGTGGCCGGCTACCTCAAATGGCCCCTCGTCAGTGATGTCTCGAAGTTGGTGTGCGAGGAAAAGGAGCTGGTAACCGAACGACCTGCCTATGGTGGAGCCGTGGTGCAGCAGGAGAGAGTTAAGTTACCGGCTGTCGTCACCGTACCTGCTGGCAAATTTGAGCCGGCAGCTACCTCCGGAGCAGGCGCGGAAGTGGTAACCCTTGAAGCGCAGCCGGATGAGCGGACCGTTCTTCTAGAGCGCGCATCGGTGGAAAAACAGGGCGCCGACCTCGGTAGTGCGGAAAAGATTGTGTGCGCTGGCATGGGGTTCGCAAAGAAGGAAGACCTGAAGCTGGCTTTTGACCTGGCAGCAGTTATCGGTGCGGAAGTCGGTTGCTCCAGGAGTGTAGCCGAAGAGCGCAATTGGCTGCCGACGGACGTATACATCGGCATTTCCGGGGCAACGGTGAAACCGCGTTTGTATCTGTCCATAGGCGTGTCCGGCCAGGTTCAGCACGTCGTGGGTATCCGCGACTCCCGTGTCATTGCTGCCATCGACCTTAACGAAAACGCACCGATATTTAAGGCTGCAGACTACGGTATCGTCGGTGATCTGTATGAAGTAGTTCCTGCTCTGATTGAAGCACTTAAGAATTGCTGA
- a CDS encoding FAD-dependent oxidoreductase translates to MSSAEKFDAIVVGAGPAGSACAYVLAREGKAVLLVERGDAAGAKNVSGGRLYGHALKELGEEFDVTGGVERKVTREEIMVMSGDRSVNLSYQDPSFNREGASHPNSYTVLRATLDGWMASKAEEAGAILACGIRVDDVLEENGRVVGVRAGEDEVYADVVVAADGVNSLLAQKAGLIDDIPAHNVAVGVKEVIALPPNVIKERFRVCEDEGAALLILGCTGGAKGGAFLYTNRESVSLGCVASPEDVARKGKPVHRLLQELKMHPAVYPLIEGGETVEYSAHLVSEAGIRGVPGKLSRTGMLLIGDSAGFVINLGYTIRGMDLAILSGIAAARAVLSEADPARVGDAYVSELEKLKVLPAMRAVRGYVDLLDIPRLYERYPQMAVELFMRLFAVDGEVPPRLLEVVKGTLRTANLSLWQLLKDVYRGIRI, encoded by the coding sequence TTGAGCAGTGCTGAAAAATTTGATGCCATAGTCGTAGGCGCAGGACCGGCAGGCAGTGCCTGCGCTTACGTTCTGGCCCGTGAGGGCAAGGCGGTACTCCTGGTGGAGCGTGGGGATGCGGCCGGCGCCAAGAACGTTAGTGGCGGCAGGCTGTATGGTCACGCACTGAAGGAGTTGGGAGAAGAATTTGATGTAACTGGTGGGGTGGAGCGTAAGGTAACCCGCGAAGAGATTATGGTCATGTCAGGTGACCGCTCCGTAAACCTATCCTACCAGGATCCTTCATTCAATCGTGAAGGAGCTTCTCATCCAAATTCGTACACTGTCCTGCGGGCCACCCTCGATGGTTGGATGGCCTCTAAAGCGGAAGAGGCAGGAGCTATTCTGGCTTGTGGTATTAGAGTGGACGACGTGCTCGAGGAAAACGGCCGGGTAGTGGGCGTCAGGGCCGGAGAGGACGAGGTTTACGCAGACGTAGTTGTGGCAGCGGATGGGGTCAATTCTCTTCTGGCCCAGAAGGCTGGGCTAATTGATGATATCCCCGCCCACAACGTTGCGGTAGGGGTCAAAGAGGTAATTGCGCTACCGCCGAACGTTATAAAAGAGCGTTTTCGGGTCTGCGAGGATGAGGGAGCTGCCCTGTTGATCCTCGGCTGTACCGGAGGGGCTAAGGGAGGAGCCTTCCTTTATACCAACAGGGAAAGCGTATCATTAGGGTGCGTAGCTTCCCCCGAAGATGTGGCCCGCAAGGGTAAGCCCGTCCACCGGCTGCTGCAGGAGCTCAAAATGCACCCTGCCGTATATCCGCTTATCGAAGGCGGCGAGACGGTTGAGTACTCTGCGCACCTGGTTAGCGAAGCCGGCATCCGCGGGGTTCCCGGTAAACTTTCTCGCACCGGCATGCTGCTGATAGGAGACAGCGCCGGTTTCGTCATCAACCTCGGTTACACTATCAGGGGCATGGACCTGGCCATATTGAGCGGTATTGCCGCTGCCAGGGCGGTTTTATCTGAGGCCGACCCGGCCAGAGTGGGCGATGCTTATGTCTCGGAGTTAGAGAAGCTAAAGGTCCTGCCGGCCATGAGGGCCGTGCGAGGCTACGTGGACCTGCTTGACATACCGCGCCTGTATGAACGATACCCGCAGATGGCGGTAGAGCTTTTTATGCGCTTGTTCGCAGTAGACGGTGAAGTGCCTCCGCGCTTGCTGGAGGTGGTTAAAGGTACCCTCCGTACGGCTAACCTGAGCTTATGGCAACTTCTAAAGGATGTCTACAGGGGGATCAGGATCTGA
- a CDS encoding MFS transporter, with protein sequence MSENRKFYGWTLVAVLWVIYLLNMGFPLYGGSIINSYMLQEIQMSRGTYGFAFTLLNIFVGVPAFIVAACVSAIGARYTFMVGSALILLGGLSMSFLVKQPWHYLMAFGGIIGAGIGFSTIMPITTCITSWFKRYRGRAMGIAMTASGFGGFIASPLVNRFIAATGGNWRTAWLFIAGIAVVAGLIAYLLVRERPEDMGQVPDGTIEDSSAVKSGLHTTYQWKPEEAYRTASYWLIVVAALGTFYPFFFMTAHWVLHLKGLGISPASAAWAMGLFTLASIGGRLLGGVLVDYLPARYVFIIGTCSTLVGSYIAIGASQLPLAIAAAILLGVGFGWNYVTQSTMIGNYFGPAAFPKLNGTLLTISHIIAVWSGLIAGNLYDAYKSYTPAFTIHILISLLAIVAIFFAKPPAKTNA encoded by the coding sequence ATGAGTGAAAACAGGAAGTTTTACGGGTGGACTCTTGTAGCAGTGCTGTGGGTTATCTATCTTCTAAACATGGGGTTCCCCCTGTACGGCGGCTCCATCATTAACAGCTATATGCTGCAGGAGATCCAGATGAGCAGGGGCACTTATGGTTTTGCTTTTACACTTCTTAATATCTTTGTCGGCGTTCCTGCCTTTATTGTCGCGGCGTGTGTAAGCGCCATCGGCGCCCGTTATACCTTTATGGTAGGTTCTGCACTTATCCTATTAGGCGGCTTATCTATGTCTTTCCTGGTCAAGCAGCCCTGGCATTATCTGATGGCTTTCGGTGGTATTATAGGAGCAGGAATAGGTTTCAGCACCATAATGCCCATTACCACCTGTATAACCAGCTGGTTCAAGCGCTATCGTGGCCGGGCCATGGGCATCGCCATGACAGCGTCCGGGTTTGGCGGTTTTATTGCTTCCCCTCTGGTCAACAGGTTCATTGCGGCCACCGGCGGCAACTGGAGGACTGCCTGGCTGTTCATCGCAGGAATAGCCGTGGTAGCGGGCCTGATAGCTTACCTTTTGGTACGGGAGCGGCCTGAGGATATGGGGCAGGTTCCGGACGGAACGATCGAAGATTCATCCGCTGTGAAATCCGGCCTGCACACCACCTACCAATGGAAACCCGAAGAAGCCTACAGAACGGCTTCCTACTGGCTCATTGTCGTGGCGGCGTTAGGCACCTTCTATCCTTTCTTTTTCATGACCGCCCATTGGGTTCTTCATCTCAAAGGCCTGGGGATTTCGCCCGCCAGCGCTGCCTGGGCCATGGGATTGTTCACCCTTGCCAGCATCGGCGGCAGGCTTCTCGGTGGAGTTCTGGTGGACTACTTGCCGGCCCGGTACGTCTTTATCATCGGCACCTGCTCTACTCTGGTGGGTTCCTATATAGCCATAGGTGCCTCCCAGCTACCTTTGGCAATAGCAGCGGCGATCCTCCTGGGTGTAGGTTTTGGGTGGAATTACGTTACTCAATCCACCATGATCGGCAATTACTTCGGTCCGGCGGCATTCCCAAAGCTTAACGGAACCCTCCTGACCATAAGCCACATTATCGCCGTATGGTCCGGGTTAATAGCCGGCAATCTCTACGATGCATACAAGAGTTACACACCGGCCTTTACCATCCACATACTGATCAGTCTGCTGGCGATCGTAGCAATTTTCTTTGCTAAGCCCCCCGCGAAGACTAACGCTTAG
- a CDS encoding YjiH family protein, producing the protein MSATPAFKAEAKQQLHEDDVMSWPNVVRFLLFNLFGIFLFFVPFNLRGANSITLDHLVTGIIRLLPGIAPLAALALIVAGAIQPFYSGTWRRSTADTVFSFIKLCGIPLGLMAYFEIGPARLLQPDMLPFLFKKICIPLGFIVPIGGALLTFIINYGLLEAVGTLMCPVMRTVWRLPGRAAIDAVTSFVGSFSIAMFLTNRLLKEGKYTIREAAVIITGFSTVSVTFMVIVAKTIGLMQLWNTFFWTSLLVTYAVTAITARIYPLSTLPDAYIGKPSPEEWVSDNLWRAALYRGIKQAATAGNLWRHIGLNFKDAVVMAMRFLPVALPVGLIALVLAKMTPVFDFLGYIFYPFAATLRLPEPLLVSKACTIAMAEMFIPNSIVAAAGAPLAAKYTVGVVSISTILFFAGTIPIVVSTDVKLSMSSIVLIMIERIILSLVIAGLLSMILF; encoded by the coding sequence GTGAGCGCCACACCTGCCTTTAAAGCCGAAGCAAAGCAGCAATTACATGAAGATGATGTAATGTCCTGGCCAAATGTAGTGAGGTTCCTTCTATTTAACCTGTTCGGGATTTTCCTGTTCTTCGTTCCATTTAATTTGCGGGGCGCCAATTCGATTACCCTGGACCACCTGGTGACGGGTATAATCAGGCTTCTGCCCGGTATTGCACCACTTGCCGCACTGGCTCTAATCGTCGCTGGAGCAATTCAACCTTTTTATAGTGGAACATGGAGGCGCAGTACGGCCGACACGGTGTTTTCGTTTATCAAATTATGTGGCATACCCCTGGGGCTGATGGCCTACTTTGAGATCGGTCCTGCCCGTCTGTTACAGCCTGACATGCTACCCTTCCTCTTTAAAAAGATATGTATACCGCTGGGTTTCATAGTTCCAATAGGAGGCGCGTTGCTAACTTTTATCATTAATTATGGCTTGCTGGAGGCAGTAGGCACTCTGATGTGCCCGGTTATGCGCACTGTGTGGCGTTTACCGGGTAGGGCCGCAATAGATGCCGTAACTTCGTTCGTCGGTAGTTTCTCTATAGCCATGTTTCTGACCAACCGGCTCCTTAAAGAAGGAAAATATACCATTAGAGAGGCTGCCGTCATTATCACTGGTTTCTCTACGGTTTCGGTGACGTTTATGGTTATCGTAGCCAAGACCATCGGTTTGATGCAGTTATGGAACACCTTTTTCTGGACTTCCCTTTTGGTGACCTATGCGGTAACAGCAATAACAGCGCGTATTTATCCTTTAAGTACTCTTCCGGATGCGTATATAGGCAAGCCCTCCCCGGAAGAATGGGTAAGTGATAATTTATGGCGAGCTGCGCTATACCGGGGTATAAAGCAGGCAGCCACAGCTGGCAATCTGTGGCGCCATATAGGGCTCAACTTCAAGGACGCTGTTGTCATGGCCATGCGTTTCCTTCCGGTTGCATTGCCGGTAGGGTTGATTGCCTTGGTGCTGGCCAAAATGACACCCGTGTTCGATTTCCTGGGTTACATCTTTTACCCCTTTGCCGCAACGTTGCGCTTACCAGAACCGCTTCTGGTTTCCAAGGCATGCACCATTGCCATGGCTGAAATGTTCATTCCTAACTCCATTGTCGCCGCAGCCGGTGCTCCCCTTGCAGCAAAGTATACCGTAGGTGTGGTATCCATATCTACCATCCTGTTTTTTGCCGGAACCATCCCTATCGTGGTGTCTACCGATGTGAAGCTTTCAATGAGTAGCATTGTGCTCATCATGATCGAGAGAATCATTCTTTCTTTGGTAATAGCGGGTTTGCTCAGCATGATACTCTTCTAG
- a CDS encoding Rpn family recombination-promoting nuclease/putative transposase: MPDKREPHHSHDKGYKQLFSSKRAFLELLKTFVHEEWTKDIDEDSLVRVEKSYILQDFSEKEADIVYRLKTKGNDVIFYVLLELQSTVDYLMPFRLLLYMVEIWRDIYNNTPEGERERKGFRLPAVVPAVLYNGANNWTAALHFKEILAGYRQFEEHVLDFRYILFDINRYDVEELYQAANLVASIFALDQKMDAGELIRRLRKLAGGLKNLGRDEFRQFATWLSHVFKARLPEPVQEKVDRIIGEVNPWEVEKMITNLEITLEEMQQQAEMRGLIKGRAEGRAEGEARGKVEATQDAICKYLRRRFGDASAGLEQKVREMTSLEVLDSVMEELFAANTLEEAGDIIREGINKSLQ; encoded by the coding sequence GTGCCGGATAAAAGAGAGCCCCACCATTCCCACGACAAAGGATACAAGCAGCTATTCTCCAGCAAGCGGGCATTTCTGGAATTGCTCAAAACCTTTGTCCATGAGGAATGGACGAAAGACATAGATGAAGATAGCCTGGTACGGGTGGAGAAATCCTACATTCTGCAGGACTTTAGCGAGAAAGAAGCAGATATCGTCTACCGTCTGAAGACGAAAGGTAACGACGTGATATTCTATGTTCTGCTGGAACTGCAGTCCACGGTGGACTACCTGATGCCCTTCCGGCTGCTGCTGTACATGGTAGAGATATGGCGGGACATTTACAACAACACGCCGGAGGGCGAGCGGGAGCGCAAGGGATTCCGGCTGCCCGCCGTCGTCCCGGCGGTACTGTACAACGGGGCGAACAACTGGACCGCCGCCCTGCACTTCAAAGAAATACTGGCCGGGTACCGGCAATTTGAGGAGCACGTATTAGACTTCCGGTACATCCTATTTGACATAAACAGGTACGATGTAGAAGAACTTTACCAGGCGGCCAACCTGGTTGCCAGCATATTTGCGCTGGACCAGAAGATGGACGCGGGAGAATTGATCAGGCGGCTGCGGAAGCTGGCCGGCGGGCTGAAGAACCTGGGCCGGGATGAATTCAGGCAATTTGCCACCTGGCTTTCCCATGTATTCAAAGCCAGGCTGCCGGAGCCGGTACAGGAAAAGGTTGACAGGATTATTGGCGAAGTCAATCCGTGGGAGGTGGAAAAGATGATTACGAACCTGGAAATAACCCTTGAAGAGATGCAGCAGCAGGCAGAAATGCGCGGGTTAATTAAAGGCAGGGCTGAAGGCAGGGCTGAAGGCGAGGCGAGGGGCAAGGTTGAAGCAACACAGGATGCCATCTGCAAATACCTCAGGAGGAGGTTTGGCGATGCATCAGCCGGCCTGGAGCAGAAAGTCCGGGAGATGACCAGCCTGGAAGTGCTGGACAGCGTCATGGAGGAATTATTTGCCGCCAACACACTGGAAGAAGCCGGGGACATCATCCGGGAAGGTATCAATAAGTCCCTTCAGTAG
- the ftsE gene encoding cell division ATP-binding protein FtsE, with product MSFIQFYNVTKVYPPNITALDDLSVKIDKGEFVFLVGPSGAGKTTFIRLLFREETPTRGQILIGGRSIARLKRSEVPFLRRNIGIVFQDFRLLPEWTVFENVAFALRVIEVSPREIKPRVEKALERVGLSHRARMFPHQLSGGEQQRAAIARAIVNNPRILVADEPTGNLDPATSREIMKLLEEINYQGTTVIMATHAWDIVNSMRKRVIALQQGRLVRDDREGAYGYEA from the coding sequence TTGAGTTTCATCCAGTTTTATAATGTCACCAAAGTTTACCCGCCAAATATTACCGCTCTCGATGACCTCAGCGTGAAGATAGATAAAGGCGAATTTGTCTTTCTGGTAGGACCCAGCGGGGCCGGGAAGACGACCTTTATCCGCCTCCTTTTCCGGGAAGAAACGCCCACCAGGGGGCAGATTCTCATTGGCGGCCGGAGTATTGCCCGCCTGAAAAGGAGTGAAGTGCCCTTTTTGCGGCGCAATATCGGTATCGTTTTCCAGGATTTCCGCTTACTACCCGAATGGACTGTTTTTGAAAACGTAGCCTTCGCCTTACGCGTAATCGAAGTTTCTCCCCGGGAAATTAAACCACGGGTCGAAAAGGCCCTGGAACGGGTGGGCCTGAGCCACCGGGCGCGGATGTTTCCCCACCAGCTGTCCGGCGGCGAGCAGCAGCGAGCGGCTATCGCCCGGGCCATCGTCAACAATCCCCGCATCCTGGTGGCCGATGAACCTACCGGCAACCTTGACCCGGCAACGTCCAGGGAGATAATGAAGCTCCTTGAAGAGATAAATTACCAGGGGACTACCGTGATTATGGCCACCCATGCCTGGGATATTGTCAACAGCATGCGCAAGCGGGTTATTGCCCTGCAACAGGGCCGGCTGGTACGGGACGACCGGGAGGGGGCCTACGGTTATGAAGCTTAG
- the ftsX gene encoding permease-like cell division protein FtsX: MKLRTTGYFFKQAGISLWRNFWMSLAAVASVAISMFLLGAFLLLVFNVNYIASSLQSNVEIAAFLQVDTPRQEAYQIRDQVKTIPGVREVTLVPKEEGLKQLSQQFGGQEELLEATGGVNPLPDYLRVRVDDPETIHEAARIIATLPGVEKVNYGQEVVERLFAVVRWLRWLGAGIVLVLGLGALFLIIITIRLTVYSRRREISIMKYVGATDWFIRWPFFLEGLFLGLAGSGCAALTVYTGYNLLLTRAGAALVFIPLLNDRGLLLNSVLSLVAGGALVGALGSLLSIRRFLKA, encoded by the coding sequence ATGAAGCTTAGAACGACCGGTTATTTCTTTAAACAGGCCGGTATATCTTTGTGGCGCAATTTCTGGATGAGCCTGGCGGCAGTAGCCAGCGTAGCTATTTCTATGTTTCTCCTGGGAGCCTTTTTGCTCCTGGTTTTTAATGTCAATTATATTGCCTCTAGCCTCCAATCCAATGTTGAAATCGCCGCTTTTCTCCAGGTTGATACCCCCCGCCAGGAAGCTTACCAGATCCGGGACCAGGTTAAGACCATACCCGGTGTGAGGGAGGTAACCCTGGTACCAAAAGAAGAGGGTTTAAAGCAATTGAGCCAGCAATTTGGTGGGCAGGAGGAGCTGCTGGAAGCTACCGGTGGCGTCAACCCTCTGCCCGACTATTTACGGGTCCGGGTGGACGACCCGGAAACCATTCACGAAGCGGCGCGGATCATTGCAACCTTGCCGGGGGTAGAAAAGGTAAATTACGGCCAGGAGGTTGTCGAACGCCTTTTTGCGGTGGTACGCTGGCTGCGCTGGCTGGGAGCGGGTATTGTTCTCGTTCTGGGACTGGGGGCCCTCTTCCTGATAATCATCACCATCCGCCTGACAGTTTACTCCCGCCGGCGGGAAATCAGCATCATGAAGTATGTAGGCGCTACCGACTGGTTTATTCGCTGGCCCTTTTTCCTGGAAGGCCTTTTTTTAGGGCTGGCGGGTTCAGGGTGTGCGGCCCTGACTGTTTATACCGGTTACAACTTGCTCTTAACCAGGGCGGGGGCGGCCCTGGTTTTCATACCCCTCCTTAATGACCGGGGACTGTTATTAAACAGCGTTTTAAGCCTGGTGGCCGGGGGTGCCCTGGTAGGTGCCCTGGGCAGCCTTCTATCCATCAGGCGTTTCCTGAAAGCCTGA
- a CDS encoding murein hydrolase activator EnvC family protein: MRNKITAWLMLAFFALGMLPAYGATLDELKKQQQQIQQNIEEKQKLLEQKNDEGEALLRQLQQLEQEIKEKEAQIARLDRELAAAQEKVRKVTAELQQAEAAQEKRMDILRRRLKDIYQVGQVNYLEVLLHSTSLEDFLVRMELLSKIAQGDIKLVQEIKAEKEKIAARKAELEAERDKIAQLRRQADGERVQLASRQESRRQLLAQVEAEKKRVAAALDEMEALARQIAAKIRAEQAKSKRQLSPEGTKGMLWPLPGYTAISSPFGWRIHPLLKTRRFHDGVDLPAPAGTEIIAPLDGQVISTGYLGGYGNHIVIDHGGGLSTMYAHLSAILVRDGQEVKKGQVIGRVGSTGWSTGPHLHFMVLLQGEPTNPMNYY, translated from the coding sequence ATGCGCAATAAAATTACGGCCTGGTTGATGCTGGCGTTTTTTGCCCTGGGTATGCTACCAGCCTACGGTGCTACCCTGGATGAACTGAAAAAGCAGCAGCAGCAAATCCAGCAGAATATCGAGGAAAAGCAAAAGCTCCTGGAGCAAAAGAATGATGAAGGGGAAGCCCTCCTCCGGCAGCTACAGCAATTGGAACAGGAGATCAAGGAAAAGGAGGCTCAGATAGCCAGGCTGGACCGGGAACTGGCGGCAGCCCAAGAAAAAGTCCGTAAAGTGACGGCTGAGCTCCAGCAGGCGGAAGCGGCCCAGGAAAAACGCATGGATATATTGCGGAGACGCCTCAAGGATATTTACCAGGTTGGCCAGGTAAATTACCTGGAAGTCCTCCTCCATTCCACCAGCCTGGAAGATTTCCTGGTGCGCATGGAACTCCTGTCCAAGATTGCCCAGGGTGATATAAAGCTCGTTCAGGAAATCAAGGCTGAAAAGGAAAAGATTGCCGCCCGAAAGGCGGAGCTGGAAGCCGAGCGGGATAAGATTGCCCAGCTACGGCGCCAGGCTGACGGTGAACGGGTGCAGCTGGCTTCCCGCCAGGAAAGCCGGCGGCAGCTTCTGGCCCAGGTCGAGGCGGAGAAAAAGCGGGTCGCCGCGGCTCTGGATGAAATGGAAGCCCTGGCCCGCCAGATTGCCGCCAAAATTCGGGCTGAGCAAGCCAAAAGCAAGCGCCAGCTATCACCCGAGGGCACTAAGGGTATGCTCTGGCCGCTGCCGGGTTATACGGCAATTTCTTCTCCCTTTGGCTGGCGCATCCATCCCCTGCTGAAGACCAGGCGCTTCCACGACGGCGTTGACCTCCCGGCTCCTGCGGGTACGGAGATCATTGCCCCGTTAGACGGCCAGGTCATATCTACCGGCTACCTGGGGGGATACGGCAATCACATTGTCATCGATCATGGCGGGGGGTTGTCCACCATGTACGCCCACCTGTCGGCAATTCTGGTCCGGGATGGCCAGGAGGTAAAGAAAGGCCAGGTGATTGGCAGGGTAGGTTCAACGGGTTGGAGTACAGGCCCCCATCTCCACTTTATGGTCCTCCTCCAGGGTGAGCCCACCAACCCCATGAATTATTACTAA
- a CDS encoding S41 family peptidase: MVGLPRIWRQVKSGLVSLCVLVTLTLGFGVVTHFQEVQQLVKTYTLLRFQALEPINTDKLMEGAIRGMVDALDDPYSTYLDANTYRHLQESVSGSYGGVGLLITLDEKDKRLMVVSPFKGTPAQRAGIKSRDYIIAIDGRDTTGMDLETAANLMQGQPGTKVELTILSAGETNPRKVTLTREIIKVPTVDGKILPGHPSIGYISLTMFNEQTAGDLGRQLDELRRQGMQKLVLDLRNNPGGALPAAVDVASYFVAEGPVVYIADQKNTEALMARGYAKPLPLAVLVNKGSASAAEIVAGAIKDTGSGTLVGETTFGKGIVQTIFPLPGGAAVKITTHKYLTPGKHDINKKGITPDYVVPMDPQLEQQVLAHAPDLERDVQLQKALEVLEK, translated from the coding sequence GTGGTTGGCTTGCCAAGGATTTGGCGGCAGGTAAAGAGCGGGTTAGTGTCTCTCTGTGTCCTTGTCACCTTGACCCTGGGGTTTGGAGTGGTCACCCACTTCCAGGAAGTTCAGCAGCTGGTTAAGACCTATACCTTGCTGCGCTTCCAGGCCTTGGAGCCCATCAATACGGACAAGCTTATGGAAGGGGCCATCAGGGGCATGGTGGATGCCCTTGATGACCCTTATTCTACATATCTTGACGCTAATACCTACCGGCACCTCCAGGAAAGCGTTAGCGGCAGTTACGGCGGCGTCGGCCTTCTTATCACCCTGGATGAGAAAGATAAGAGGTTGATGGTGGTTTCTCCTTTTAAGGGTACGCCGGCCCAGCGGGCGGGGATTAAAAGCCGGGATTATATCATAGCAATCGACGGCCGCGATACTACCGGTATGGACCTGGAGACGGCCGCCAACCTGATGCAGGGACAACCGGGTACCAAGGTAGAACTCACTATCCTTTCAGCAGGCGAGACTAATCCCCGCAAGGTAACCCTGACCCGGGAGATTATCAAGGTACCGACGGTGGATGGCAAAATACTTCCCGGCCATCCCAGCATTGGTTATATCAGCCTGACCATGTTCAATGAACAGACGGCCGGCGACCTGGGGCGGCAGCTGGACGAGCTGCGCCGGCAGGGGATGCAGAAGTTAGTTCTGGATTTGCGCAATAACCCCGGCGGCGCCCTGCCCGCTGCCGTCGACGTAGCCAGCTATTTTGTGGCTGAGGGGCCGGTGGTTTATATCGCCGACCAGAAAAATACCGAGGCTCTTATGGCCCGGGGGTATGCTAAACCCCTGCCCCTGGCGGTCCTGGTGAATAAAGGCAGCGCTAGCGCGGCGGAGATTGTGGCCGGAGCCATCAAGGATACGGGCAGCGGCACCCTGGTGGGCGAGACGACTTTTGGTAAAGGTATAGTACAGACGATCTTCCCCTTACCCGGCGGTGCCGCGGTGAAGATAACTACTCACAAATACCTGACACCGGGCAAGCATGATATAAATAAGAAGGGGATTACCCCTGATTACGTAGTACCCATGGACCCCCAGCTGGAACAGCAGGTCCTGGCCCACGCTCCTGACCTGGAGCGGGATGTACAGTTGCAGAAGGCGCTGGAGGTGCTGGAGAAATAG
- a CDS encoding cysteine hydrolase family protein, whose amino-acid sequence MRRILFVIDMQNDFVAEGGALSFPAAREIIPFITGKVKEALSQGREVLFTLDSHVPGDAEFQKFPPHCLEGTPGQALIPELQALIAPYEKTGQIKLLKKNRYSAFFNTDLDAWLGLVTGSFKEKVSQVDLVGVCTNICCFFTAEELANRDIPVKAFARGMASFDPAAHGFALEQMQSVLGIQVVE is encoded by the coding sequence ATGCGCCGCATCCTTTTTGTCATCGATATGCAGAATGATTTTGTCGCCGAAGGTGGGGCTTTAAGTTTTCCCGCTGCCAGGGAAATAATACCTTTCATAACAGGCAAAGTGAAAGAAGCCCTGTCCCAGGGCCGGGAAGTGCTTTTTACCCTGGACTCCCATGTCCCCGGTGATGCCGAATTTCAAAAATTCCCGCCCCATTGTTTAGAAGGAACCCCCGGCCAGGCCCTGATTCCTGAGTTACAGGCGCTAATTGCCCCTTATGAGAAGACAGGGCAGATTAAATTGCTCAAGAAGAACCGCTATAGCGCTTTCTTTAACACGGATTTAGACGCCTGGTTGGGGCTGGTGACGGGCAGCTTTAAGGAAAAGGTGAGCCAGGTCGATCTGGTGGGCGTGTGTACTAACATATGCTGCTTCTTTACGGCGGAAGAACTGGCCAATCGCGATATCCCTGTTAAAGCCTTTGCTCGGGGCATGGCCTCCTTCGACCCTGCCGCGCATGGATTTGCCCTGGAACAGATGCAGAGCGTTTTAGGTATTCAGGTAGTCGAATAA